A single genomic interval of Syngnathoides biaculeatus isolate LvHL_M chromosome 1, ASM1980259v1, whole genome shotgun sequence harbors:
- the il6 gene encoding interleukin-6 → MSSEMFTHVLALGLLASLALRVAGAPLPEASAVLPGDTSGEVETDPSDLLTSSPVWDSILGAAKDHQKAFDEEFQNNVKYHLLDDYNLSQLPENCPSSNFSKESCLQRLAQGLTRYTSLLKYVEKVYPDSRNLSETKLYIRLLLRLIKQKMKKTDEVTSVSSSQEESLLGSIDNQDAFQRKMTAHSILRQLYIFLVDGKRALRRKDRQRGRAPEVHHPLQ, encoded by the exons ATGTCCTCTGAAATGT TCACGCACGTCCTCGCTTTGGGCTTGCTGGCGTCGCTGGCGCTGCGTGTCGCCGGAGCTCCGCTTCCAGAAGCATCCGCTGTCCTGCCAGGTGACACCTCAGGTGAGGTGGAGACGGACCCCTCCGACCTGTTGACCTCTTCCCCAGTTTGGGACTCCATTTTGGGTGCCGCCAAAGACCACCAGAAAGCT TTTGATGAggaatttcaaaacaatgtcAAGTATCATTTACTGGATGACTACAACCTATCCCAGCTTCCAGAAAACTGCCCCAGCTCCAACTTCAGCAAG GAGTCTTGCCTCCAGAGGCTGGCCCAAGGTCTGACCAGGTACACGAGTCTTCTGAAATACGTGGAGAAGGTCTACCCCGACAGTAGAAATCTGTCTGAGACCAAACTCTACATCAGACTCTTGCTAAGGCTCATCAAACAAAAG ATGAAAAAGACAGACGAGGTCACAAGCGTGAGCAGCAGCCAAGAGGAGAGCCTACTGGGGTCAATCGACAACCAGGACGCTTTCCAGAGAAAAATGACGGCGCACAGCATCCTGCGGCAGCTCTACATCTTCCTGGTTGACGGCAAGCGAG